The Spirochaetales bacterium genome contains a region encoding:
- a CDS encoding glycoside hydrolase family 9 protein has protein sequence MKVKIKVIGLAALFFTGVFVWGYDYHDALEKGLWFFDANKCGPDAGRDNVFSSWRGACHTGDADGSINLTGGYHDAGDHVKFGLPQFWTASVLGWTYYEYTSVFDNAGITDKMLSTLKYFTDFILACHPDRNTLYYEVGEGNADHGYWGPPENQTGSRPVKKANLSSTGSDVCGLAAAALVLMSLNYRSIDSSYADRCLTAAEEIYNIGITNVGRCDEGSFYPSTSHYDDLAWAAVWLHIAGGSYSLLEDVEYWMDTTENDYGDDNYNKQWAPAWDDCTVFVMLKMAQLTAKAKFRYGVINNLTWYRDECTKTPYGLPWLDSWGVLRYACAEAGLGYLAYKCIGWDGYLETADVTMNYTLGSNPRNGSYVTNYLTNPPKHPHHRANEPNRDGNTKGMVGALVGGPDSNDNYTDDVNDYTMNEVALDYNASFLLGMAGIAWEKGGGTPDPTPTLDPSITPTPLPEGADGDIRVEYMCAETSASSSQIKPSLNIVNRSGSAVQMSGLTLRYYYTPDGVDEEEFHADYSVIGSANVTG, from the coding sequence ATGAAAGTAAAAATAAAAGTTATAGGACTTGCCGCGCTCTTTTTTACGGGCGTTTTCGTCTGGGGCTACGATTACCATGACGCCCTTGAAAAGGGGCTCTGGTTTTTCGACGCGAACAAGTGCGGGCCGGACGCGGGCAGGGACAATGTTTTTTCTTCCTGGCGCGGGGCGTGCCATACCGGTGACGCCGACGGCTCGATAAATCTGACCGGCGGTTACCACGACGCCGGCGATCACGTCAAATTCGGTCTTCCCCAGTTCTGGACAGCATCGGTTTTGGGATGGACGTACTACGAATACACATCCGTGTTCGACAATGCCGGGATTACCGATAAAATGCTTTCCACCCTCAAGTATTTCACGGATTTCATCCTCGCCTGCCACCCGGACCGGAACACCCTCTACTACGAGGTGGGTGAAGGGAACGCCGACCACGGCTACTGGGGCCCGCCGGAAAACCAGACGGGTTCGAGGCCGGTGAAAAAGGCGAACCTCTCGAGTACGGGTTCCGATGTCTGCGGACTCGCCGCGGCCGCCCTGGTCCTCATGTCGCTCAACTACCGGAGTATCGACTCCTCGTATGCGGACCGGTGCCTTACCGCCGCCGAGGAAATCTACAATATAGGTATTACCAATGTCGGAAGGTGCGACGAGGGATCGTTCTACCCGAGTACCTCGCACTACGACGACCTCGCCTGGGCCGCGGTCTGGCTGCATATCGCGGGGGGGAGTTACTCCCTGCTCGAGGACGTGGAGTACTGGATGGACACCACGGAGAACGATTACGGGGACGACAACTACAACAAGCAGTGGGCACCGGCGTGGGACGACTGTACGGTCTTCGTCATGCTCAAGATGGCGCAGCTGACGGCAAAGGCCAAATTCCGCTACGGGGTGATCAACAACCTCACCTGGTACCGCGACGAATGCACGAAAACACCCTACGGCCTCCCGTGGCTCGACAGCTGGGGCGTGCTCCGTTACGCGTGCGCGGAAGCCGGATTGGGGTACCTCGCCTATAAATGCATCGGTTGGGACGGGTATCTCGAAACCGCGGACGTTACCATGAATTACACCCTCGGAAGCAACCCGAGGAACGGTTCATATGTCACCAATTACCTCACCAATCCGCCGAAGCACCCCCACCACCGCGCGAACGAACCAAACCGGGACGGCAACACGAAAGGGATGGTCGGGGCGCTGGTCGGCGGGCCCGACAGCAATGACAACTACACCGACGACGTGAACGACTACACGATGAACGAGGTCGCCCTCGACTACAATGCCTCGTTTCTCCTGGGGATGGCCGGAATCGCCTGGGAAAAGGGGGGCGGCACGCCCGACCCGACCCCGACCCTCGATCCGAGTATCACCCCGACCCCGCTTCCCGAAGGGGCGGACGGCGACATCCGGGTCGAGTACATGTGCGCCGAGACCTCGGCGTCTTCTTCCCAGATAAAGCCCTCCCTCAATATCGTGAACCGGAGCGGCTCGGCCGTTCAGATGAGCGGGCTTACCCTCCGTTACTACTATACGCCGGACGGGGTGGACGAGGAAGAGTTTCACGCCGATTATTCGGTGATCGGTTCGGCGAACGTGACGGG